Proteins co-encoded in one Capsicum annuum cultivar UCD-10X-F1 chromosome 9, UCD10Xv1.1, whole genome shotgun sequence genomic window:
- the LOC107842343 gene encoding 2-alkenal reductase (NADP(+)-dependent) produces MAKEVSNKQVILKHYVTGYLNESDMELKNSTIKLDAPKGSNVVVLKNLYLSCDPYMRTRMKKIEGSYIDSFTAGSPITGYGVAKVLESGDSNFEKGDLVWGMTGWEEYSIVTPTQSTLFKIHDKDVPLSYYTGILGMPGMTAYIGFYEICSPKMGETVYISAASGAVGQLVGQFAKMLGCYVVGSAGSKEKVDLLKSKFGFDEAFNYKEEHDLNAALKRYFPDGIDIYFENVGGKMLDAVLVNMKLHGRIAVCGMISQYNLETTEGVHNLFCLITKRIRMEGFIVFDHYHLYPKYLEMIIPQIKDGKIAYIEDVAEGLENAPNALVGLFSGRNVGKQVVMISRE; encoded by the exons ATGGCAAAAGAAGTGAGCAACAAACAGGTCATTTTAAAACACTATGTCACTGGTTACCTTAATGAATCTGATATGGAACTCAAGAACTCCACCATTAAATTGGATGCTCCAAAAGGTTCTAATGTTGTTGTTTTGAAGAATCTTTACTTGTCTTGTGACCCTTATATGCGTACACGTATGAAGAAAATTGAGGGTAGCTATATTGACTCCTTCACTGCTGGCTCT CCTATCACGGGATATGGAGTGGCCAAAGTATTGGAGTCTGGTGATTCGAACTTTGAGAAAGGTGACTTAGTTTGGGGAATGACTGGATGGGAGGAGTATAGTATTGTAACACCTACTCAGAGTACTCTGTTTAAAATTCATGACAAAGATGTGCCTCTTTCCTACTATACAGGAATCCTTG GGATGCCTGGGATGACAGCTTATATTGGATTTTATGAGATTTGCTCCCCTAAGATGGGAGAAACTGTCTATATTTCAGCTGCTTCTGGAGCAGTTGGTCAACTTGTTGGGCAATTTGCAAAGATGCTAGGTTGCTATGTTGTTGGTAGTGCTGGAAGCAAAGAAAAG GTTGATCTGTTGAAGAGCAAGTTTGGCTTTGATGAAGCTTTTAACTACAAAGAGGAACATGATTTAAATGCAGCTTTGAAGAG GTACTTCCCTGATGGAATTGACATTTACTTTGAGAATGTTGGAGGGAAAATGCTTGATGCGGTTCTTGTGAACATGAAACTCCATGGTCGTATTGCTGTGTGTGGGATGATCTCACAATACAACCTTGAAACCACAGAAGGAGTGCACAACTTGTTCTGCCTCATCACAAAACGAATTAGAATGGAAGGATTTATTGTTTTTGATCACTACCATCTCTACCCTAAATATTTGGAAATGATCATTCCACAAATAAAAGATGGTAAGATCGCGTACATCGAAGACGTAGCTGAAGGCCTCGAAAACGCTCCTAATGCTCTAGTTGGTCTCTTCTCCGGTCGCAACGTTGGAAAGCAAGTTGTGATGATTTCGCGTGAATGA